Proteins encoded by one window of Enterobacter hormaechei subsp. xiangfangensis:
- a CDS encoding McrB family protein produces MVQDRTALAPFFNEHINNNSRYSPKWGPAYHQMVKRVATERPEFRDQSLIKALWYERSNGVASIKQGGMSQNEYNAAQIHLREITTLMAQGCTPAVYEKVVNKLQALKAKSILKKQYWALCHRAFATLYPERVSNVVNTKMFSRIYNYCNNRFGLGLAGKGTWFEKNLELKAALNRELGGHVDPVELNMSLWHLYTHFIKDKSDIGLVGSESWAEDDDQDTDESVADVPLNVILYGPPGTGKTYSTVEHAVRACEPAEYSRLLDGLQGSDYRNALKALYDRLVSEQRIRFVTFHQSFGYEEFIEGLRADTTRDGNVRYDIKSGVFKQICEDAAFGYAGEQLALNEALSKFQKELLNGEAATLKTTSGKPFGVTYKSETNFGIFPLNSKKGDLGNGYNAYVKDIKAWYQNNGIDIHNESYVRGILNYLHDNYNLPVTPKKNAPAKRQNYVLIVDEINRGNISKIFGELITLIEKSKRMGEPEALSVTLPYSGEKFSVPNNLFLVGTMNTADRSLTALDTALRRRFEFKAMLPKASILEGHVIKGIDLKRLLQMLNERIEALYDSEHTLGHAFFIPVIETEDDDVAFARLQRVIKNKVLPLLEEYFYNDWQKIRLVLGDNQKQDPALCFIRSIKNEGNIQRLFGTDASDDLQEEGERYHLAGEDDPVWNNAIAWRQIYDAGARGAENDE; encoded by the coding sequence ATGGTTCAGGATCGCACCGCGTTAGCCCCCTTCTTTAATGAGCATATCAATAACAACAGCCGATACAGCCCTAAATGGGGGCCAGCCTATCACCAGATGGTCAAACGCGTAGCGACAGAGCGACCCGAGTTTCGTGATCAAAGCCTTATCAAGGCACTTTGGTATGAACGCTCCAACGGCGTCGCCAGCATTAAACAGGGTGGAATGTCGCAGAACGAATACAATGCGGCCCAGATTCACCTGCGGGAAATCACAACCCTGATGGCACAGGGCTGCACCCCGGCCGTATATGAAAAGGTGGTCAACAAGCTACAGGCGCTTAAGGCCAAATCCATTCTCAAGAAACAGTACTGGGCGTTGTGTCACCGGGCTTTTGCCACGCTGTACCCTGAGCGGGTTTCGAACGTGGTAAATACCAAAATGTTTTCCCGCATTTATAACTACTGTAATAACCGCTTCGGGCTTGGGCTCGCCGGGAAAGGGACGTGGTTTGAAAAAAACCTGGAGCTGAAGGCGGCTCTGAACCGCGAGCTGGGCGGCCATGTAGACCCTGTCGAACTCAATATGTCGCTGTGGCATCTCTACACGCATTTCATCAAAGATAAGAGCGATATCGGCCTGGTAGGTAGCGAGTCCTGGGCCGAAGACGACGATCAGGATACGGATGAGAGCGTGGCGGATGTTCCACTGAACGTCATTCTCTATGGCCCTCCGGGGACGGGTAAAACCTATTCCACCGTTGAGCATGCCGTCCGTGCCTGTGAACCCGCTGAGTATTCCCGCCTGCTGGATGGCCTTCAGGGCAGTGATTACCGAAACGCACTTAAAGCGCTTTATGACCGGCTGGTCTCCGAACAGCGCATCCGCTTTGTCACTTTCCACCAAAGCTTTGGTTATGAAGAGTTTATTGAAGGGCTACGCGCCGATACCACCCGTGACGGTAACGTTCGCTATGACATTAAATCCGGCGTCTTTAAGCAAATCTGTGAGGATGCGGCGTTTGGTTACGCAGGTGAACAGCTGGCGCTGAACGAGGCGCTATCAAAGTTTCAAAAAGAACTGCTGAATGGCGAAGCCGCCACGCTCAAAACGACATCAGGTAAACCGTTCGGCGTCACCTATAAAAGTGAAACGAACTTCGGCATCTTCCCTTTAAACAGCAAAAAAGGGGATCTGGGGAATGGATACAACGCCTACGTGAAGGACATCAAAGCTTGGTATCAGAACAACGGGATTGATATCCACAACGAGTCGTATGTCCGGGGTATCCTCAACTATCTTCATGATAATTATAATCTTCCCGTCACACCGAAAAAAAATGCACCGGCAAAACGCCAGAACTACGTGCTGATTGTTGACGAGATTAACCGTGGCAATATCTCCAAAATTTTCGGAGAGCTCATCACCTTAATTGAGAAATCCAAGCGCATGGGTGAACCCGAGGCCCTGAGCGTGACGCTACCCTATTCGGGCGAAAAATTCAGCGTGCCAAACAACCTGTTCCTGGTCGGCACCATGAATACCGCGGACCGTTCCCTGACCGCTCTGGACACCGCCCTGCGCCGCCGCTTCGAGTTTAAGGCCATGCTGCCGAAAGCCTCCATTCTGGAAGGCCACGTCATCAAAGGTATCGATCTCAAACGGCTACTGCAGATGCTCAATGAACGCATTGAGGCACTGTACGATAGCGAGCACACGCTCGGGCACGCTTTTTTCATACCGGTAATTGAGACGGAGGACGATGACGTTGCTTTCGCCCGTCTGCAGCGGGTGATTAAAAATAAAGTGCTGCCGCTGCTGGAGGAGTACTTTTACAACGACTGGCAGAAAATTCGTCTGGTCCTTGGAGATAACCAGAAGCAGGATCCCGCCCTGTGCTTCATCCGTTCGATCAAAAACGAGGGAAATATTCAGCGGCTGTTTGGAACGGATGCATCGGACGATCTGCAGGAAGAGGGAGAGCGCTATCACCTTGCAGGCGAAGACGATCCTGTCTGGAATAATGCCATCGCCTGGCGTCAGATTTACGATGCAGGTGCGCGAGGCGCGGAGAACGACGAATGA
- a CDS encoding alpha/beta fold hydrolase — protein MATFKAQDGTQIYYKDCGAGKPVLFSHGWPLDGDMWDSQLNYLAERGFRAIAFDRRGFGRSDQPWNGYDYDTFASDINDLITTLDLQDVTLVGFSMGGGDVTRYINNYGSARVAGLALLGAVTPIFGKSETFPQGVDQSVFDGIRDGLRKDRAQFISDFATPFYGINAGQTVSAGALTQTLNIALLASLKGTIDCVTAFAETDFRPDMAKIDVPTLVIHGSNDQIVPFETTGKLAAEMIKNATLKVYDNAPHGFALTHQDQLNEDLLAFVKSL, from the coding sequence ATGGCAACGTTTAAGGCACAAGACGGCACGCAGATTTACTACAAAGATTGCGGCGCGGGCAAACCGGTTCTCTTCAGCCACGGCTGGCCGCTGGACGGCGACATGTGGGACAGCCAGCTGAACTACCTGGCCGAGCGCGGCTTCCGCGCCATCGCCTTTGACCGTCGCGGCTTTGGCCGCTCGGATCAGCCGTGGAACGGCTACGACTACGACACCTTTGCGTCCGACATTAACGACCTGATCACCACCCTGGACCTCCAGGACGTGACGCTGGTGGGCTTCTCCATGGGGGGCGGCGACGTGACCCGCTACATCAACAACTACGGCAGCGCGCGCGTGGCCGGTCTGGCGCTGCTGGGCGCGGTCACTCCGATCTTTGGTAAATCTGAGACCTTCCCGCAGGGTGTGGATCAGAGCGTGTTCGACGGCATTCGCGACGGGCTGCGTAAAGATCGCGCCCAGTTCATCAGCGACTTCGCCACCCCGTTCTACGGTATCAATGCCGGGCAGACCGTCTCTGCCGGCGCGCTGACCCAGACGCTGAACATCGCCCTGCTGGCGTCCCTGAAGGGCACCATCGACTGCGTGACCGCCTTCGCCGAAACCGACTTCCGCCCGGATATGGCGAAAATCGACGTGCCGACGCTGGTGATCCACGGCAGCAACGACCAGATCGTGCCGTTTGAAACGACCGGCAAGCTGGCGGCGGAGATGATCAAAAACGCCACGCTGAAGGTGTACGACAACGCGCCGCACGGCTTCGCGCTGACCCACCAGGATCAGCTCAACGAAGATCTGCTGGCGTTTGTGAAGTCGCTGTAA
- a CDS encoding MFS transporter: MTQVNDVRDAHVETTPAPTVSPWQPLSQPVFRMLWIATVVSNVGSWMSDVGINWSMLTLSADPLDIALVQAASSLPMFLFALPSGVMADIVDRRKYLLFSQLWVFIAAAGLTVLSFTGHVTPTVLLLATFLLSVGAAMSSPPFQAIVPDLVSKPELGSAVALNSLGVNISRAIGPALGGFLLSLAGPWMVFALNALSVVGVAWVLWRWRPAPSVQRLPPEHFFSAVRSGIRYVHAAPVLRNVLVRTVAFFVFGSAGWALLPLVARRELGLGPAGYGVMLACIGLGAIAGAILLPRLRQRLNADRLMVAASLTFALTMLALAFVRHVWLLNLFEFFTGFAWIAVLSTLNLGAQRSAARWVKARALAVYLTVFFGSMTAGSAIWGQIASQFGTPTSLVVATLGMVLASATAFRWKLEKDPDLNLDLSGQPLDGVEIELPNERGPVLVSHEYIIDPQNAKAFLQAVHELRRVRRRAGAMSWAVYEDIERPGLFIETFLMGSWIEHLRQQERHTMNDLLLQSRVLAFHQGTTSPAIRYLVAPV; encoded by the coding sequence ATGACCCAGGTTAACGACGTTCGCGACGCACACGTCGAGACGACGCCCGCACCGACGGTTTCGCCGTGGCAGCCGCTGAGCCAGCCGGTGTTCCGCATGCTGTGGATCGCCACGGTGGTCTCTAACGTCGGCTCATGGATGAGCGACGTCGGCATCAACTGGAGCATGCTGACCCTGAGCGCCGACCCGCTGGATATCGCGCTGGTACAGGCGGCGAGCAGCCTGCCGATGTTCCTCTTCGCCCTGCCGTCCGGGGTGATGGCGGACATCGTTGACCGACGTAAATACCTGCTCTTCTCCCAGCTATGGGTGTTCATCGCCGCCGCCGGGCTGACGGTGCTCTCCTTCACCGGACACGTCACCCCTACCGTTCTGCTGTTGGCGACGTTCCTGCTGAGCGTGGGCGCGGCGATGAGCTCGCCGCCGTTCCAGGCGATTGTGCCCGATCTGGTGAGCAAGCCCGAGCTGGGTTCCGCCGTGGCGCTTAACTCGCTCGGGGTCAATATCAGCCGGGCGATTGGCCCCGCGCTGGGCGGTTTTCTGCTGTCGCTTGCCGGACCGTGGATGGTGTTTGCCCTGAACGCGCTCTCCGTGGTCGGCGTGGCGTGGGTGCTGTGGCGCTGGCGTCCGGCGCCGTCCGTGCAGCGTTTGCCACCAGAGCACTTCTTCTCCGCGGTGCGCTCCGGCATTCGCTACGTGCACGCCGCCCCGGTGCTGCGCAACGTGCTGGTGCGCACCGTGGCGTTCTTCGTTTTCGGCAGCGCGGGCTGGGCACTGCTGCCGCTGGTGGCGCGCCGCGAGCTGGGCCTGGGCCCGGCGGGCTACGGCGTGATGCTGGCGTGCATTGGCCTGGGGGCCATTGCCGGGGCCATCCTGCTGCCGCGCCTGCGCCAGCGGCTGAACGCCGATCGCCTGATGGTGGCCGCGAGCCTGACCTTTGCCCTCACCATGCTGGCGCTGGCGTTCGTGCGCCACGTCTGGCTGCTCAACCTGTTTGAGTTCTTCACCGGCTTCGCGTGGATTGCGGTGCTCTCGACGCTGAACCTCGGCGCGCAGCGCAGCGCCGCCCGCTGGGTTAAGGCCCGCGCACTGGCGGTGTACCTGACGGTGTTCTTCGGCTCGATGACCGCAGGCAGCGCCATCTGGGGGCAGATTGCCTCTCAGTTCGGCACCCCGACCTCGCTGGTGGTCGCCACGCTGGGGATGGTGCTTGCAAGCGCGACGGCGTTCCGCTGGAAGCTGGAGAAAGATCCTGATTTAAACCTCGACCTGAGCGGCCAGCCGCTGGACGGCGTGGAGATCGAACTGCCGAACGAGCGCGGCCCGGTGCTGGTGTCGCACGAGTACATCATCGACCCGCAGAACGCGAAAGCGTTTTTGCAGGCGGTGCACGAGCTGCGCCGGGTGCGACGCCGCGCCGGGGCGATGAGCTGGGCGGTATACGAAGATATTGAGCGCCCCGGCCTGTTTATCGAGACCTTCCTGATGGGCTCCTGGATTGAGCATCTGCGCCAGCAGGAGCGCCACACCATGAATGACCTCCTGCTGCAGAGCCGCGTTCTGGCTTTTCATCAGGGCACAACATCACCGGCTATTCGCTACCTGGTCGCGCCGGTATAA
- a CDS encoding DoxX family protein — protein MKQNDASPRIDPGLFFLRLTGSLLLLYVHGLPKVLHFSEELTRIEDPFGFGPYASLIPAIVAEVICPLFIIAGVYTRLACLPIIAVLLVAMLAVHPNWSIAEGQFGWLLLIIFTTLALTGPGQWRLQRKAAERFA, from the coding sequence ATGAAACAAAATGACGCTTCGCCCCGGATCGATCCGGGGCTGTTCTTTCTGCGCCTGACCGGCAGCCTGCTGCTGCTTTACGTGCACGGCCTGCCGAAGGTGCTGCACTTCAGCGAAGAGCTGACGCGCATTGAAGATCCGTTCGGCTTCGGACCTTACGCCAGCCTGATCCCGGCGATTGTCGCCGAGGTGATCTGCCCGCTGTTTATCATTGCGGGCGTGTACACCCGCCTGGCGTGCCTGCCGATTATCGCCGTGCTGCTGGTGGCGATGCTGGCGGTCCACCCGAACTGGTCGATTGCCGAAGGGCAGTTTGGCTGGCTGCTGCTGATTATCTTCACCACCCTTGCCCTCACCGGGCCGGGCCAGTGGCGGCTGCAGCGTAAGGCAGCGGAGAGGTTCGCATGA
- a CDS encoding amidohydrolase, whose product MVTLGKADLILVNGQFHTVDRENPLAEAVAVRDGKFLEVGTVAEVMQHHGDGTKVIDLKGHTAIPGLNDSHLHLIRGGLNYNLELRWEGVPSLADALRMLKEQALRTPSPQWVRVVGGWSEFQFAERRMPTLDEINDAAPDTPVFILHLYDRALLNRAALKVVGYTKETPNPPGGEIQRDANGNPTGMLIARPNAMILYATLAKGPKLPLEQQVNSTRQFMRELNRLGLTSAIDAGGGFQNYPEDYEVIAELHEKKQMTIRIAYNLFTQRPGHELEDFEKWTDMLTPGQGSDFLRHNGAGEMLVFSAADFEDFLEPRPDLAPGMEDELERVVRHLVEHRWPFRLHATYNESISRMLDVFEKVNRDIPFNGLHWFFDHAETVTQANIDRIKALGGGIAVQHRMAFQGEYFAERYGIEATRHTPPVAKMLETGVPVGLGTDATRVASYNPWTALYWLVSGRTVGGMQMYDHSARLDRDTALMLWTQGSAWFSSEQNQKGQIKVGQLADLAVLSKDYFRVPEEEIKGIESVLTVVNGDIVYAAGSFGPLAPPAIPVLPEWSPVVKVPGHYRSAPPQAARVGMSVAHHCSGPCGVHSHQHDFARTSAMPVSDDNAFWGALGCSCFAF is encoded by the coding sequence ATGGTTACCCTCGGTAAAGCCGATCTCATTCTGGTTAACGGCCAGTTTCACACCGTCGATCGCGAGAATCCTCTCGCAGAAGCCGTTGCCGTGCGCGACGGAAAATTTCTGGAAGTGGGTACCGTCGCCGAGGTGATGCAGCACCACGGCGACGGCACCAAAGTGATCGATCTGAAAGGCCATACCGCCATCCCCGGCCTGAACGACTCGCACCTGCACCTGATCCGCGGCGGGCTGAACTACAACCTTGAGCTGCGCTGGGAAGGCGTGCCGTCGCTCGCCGACGCCCTGCGGATGCTGAAAGAGCAGGCGCTGCGCACGCCGTCGCCCCAGTGGGTGCGCGTGGTGGGCGGCTGGAGCGAGTTCCAGTTTGCCGAGCGCCGCATGCCAACCCTGGACGAAATTAACGACGCCGCGCCGGACACCCCGGTCTTCATCCTGCACCTGTACGACCGCGCCCTGCTCAACCGCGCCGCGCTGAAGGTGGTCGGCTACACCAAAGAGACGCCAAACCCGCCGGGCGGCGAGATCCAGCGCGACGCCAACGGTAACCCGACCGGGATGCTGATTGCCCGTCCGAACGCCATGATCCTCTACGCCACGCTGGCCAAAGGGCCGAAGCTGCCGCTGGAGCAGCAGGTGAACTCCACCCGCCAGTTCATGCGCGAGCTGAACCGTCTGGGGCTGACCAGCGCCATCGACGCGGGCGGCGGCTTCCAGAACTACCCGGAAGATTACGAGGTGATCGCCGAGCTGCACGAGAAAAAGCAGATGACCATCCGCATCGCCTACAACCTGTTTACCCAGCGTCCGGGCCACGAGCTGGAAGACTTTGAAAAATGGACCGACATGCTCACGCCGGGCCAGGGCAGCGACTTCTTACGCCACAACGGCGCGGGCGAGATGCTGGTCTTCTCCGCCGCCGATTTTGAAGACTTCCTCGAGCCGCGCCCGGACCTTGCGCCGGGCATGGAGGACGAGCTGGAGCGCGTGGTGCGCCATCTGGTGGAGCACCGCTGGCCGTTCCGCCTGCACGCCACCTATAACGAATCCATCAGCCGCATGCTGGACGTCTTCGAGAAGGTGAACCGCGACATTCCGTTCAACGGCCTGCACTGGTTCTTCGACCATGCGGAAACCGTCACCCAGGCCAACATCGACCGCATCAAAGCGCTGGGCGGCGGCATTGCCGTCCAGCACCGCATGGCCTTCCAGGGCGAGTATTTTGCCGAGCGCTACGGCATCGAAGCCACCCGCCACACGCCGCCGGTGGCAAAAATGCTCGAGACCGGCGTGCCGGTGGGCTTAGGGACGGACGCCACCCGCGTGGCGAGCTACAACCCGTGGACCGCGCTCTACTGGCTGGTCTCCGGTCGTACCGTCGGCGGGATGCAGATGTACGATCACAGCGCCCGTCTGGATCGCGATACCGCCCTGATGCTCTGGACCCAAGGCAGCGCGTGGTTCTCCAGCGAACAAAACCAGAAGGGGCAGATCAAGGTCGGCCAGCTCGCCGACCTGGCGGTGCTGAGCAAAGACTACTTCCGCGTGCCGGAAGAGGAGATCAAGGGCATCGAATCCGTCCTGACGGTGGTCAACGGCGATATCGTCTACGCCGCGGGCAGCTTTGGCCCGCTCGCGCCGCCGGCCATTCCGGTCCTGCCCGAGTGGTCCCCGGTGGTGAAGGTGCCGGGTCACTACCGCAGCGCGCCGCCGCAGGCCGCCCGCGTGGGCATGAGTGTGGCTCACCACTGTAGCGGCCCGTGCGGGGTTCACAGCCACCAGCATGACTTCGCCCGCACGTCAGCGATGCCGGTATCCGACGATAACGCTTTCTGGGGGGCGCTGGGTTGCAGCTGCTTTGCATTCTGA
- a CDS encoding hydrolase — MTTSKLEVLTPANCQIIFIDHQPQMAFGVQSIDRQVLKNNTVALAKAAKVFNIPTIITTVETESFSGNTYPELLDVFPGQDILERTSMNSWDDQKVRDALKANGKKKVVVAGLWTEVCNNSFALCAMLEGDYEIYMVADASGGTSKEAHDFAMQRMIQAGVIPVTWQQVMLEWQRDWARKETYTAVMDIVREHSGAYGMGVDYAYTMVHKAPSRQKSEHRTLAPVPAR, encoded by the coding sequence ATGACCACTTCTAAGCTCGAAGTCTTAACCCCTGCCAACTGTCAGATCATTTTCATCGACCACCAGCCGCAGATGGCGTTCGGCGTGCAGTCTATTGACCGCCAGGTGCTGAAAAACAACACCGTGGCGCTGGCGAAAGCGGCTAAGGTGTTCAACATCCCAACCATCATCACCACCGTTGAGACTGAAAGCTTCTCCGGCAATACCTATCCGGAACTGCTGGACGTGTTCCCGGGCCAGGACATTCTGGAGCGTACCTCCATGAACTCCTGGGACGACCAGAAAGTGCGTGACGCGCTGAAGGCCAACGGCAAGAAGAAAGTGGTTGTCGCCGGTCTGTGGACCGAAGTGTGCAACAACAGCTTTGCCCTGTGCGCGATGCTGGAAGGCGACTACGAAATTTATATGGTGGCGGACGCCTCCGGCGGCACCTCCAAAGAAGCCCACGACTTCGCGATGCAGCGCATGATCCAGGCGGGCGTGATCCCGGTGACCTGGCAGCAGGTGATGCTGGAGTGGCAGCGTGACTGGGCGCGCAAAGAGACCTACACCGCGGTGATGGATATCGTGCGCGAGCACTCCGGCGCCTACGGCATGGGCGTGGATTACGCCTACACCATGGTGCACAAAGCGCCGTCTCGCCAGAAGAGCGAGCACCGCACCTTAGCGCCGGTTCCGGCTCGCTAA
- a CDS encoding DUF1427 family protein: MSTGLISLAAGVLIGLMYAVLKVRSPAPPALALIGLLGMLAGEQAMRHLLSRDNPAAVQVTVPHVQHPTGASS; encoded by the coding sequence ATGAGTACTGGGCTGATATCCCTTGCGGCAGGCGTGTTGATTGGCCTGATGTATGCCGTGCTGAAGGTGCGCTCCCCCGCGCCGCCCGCGCTGGCGCTGATTGGCCTGCTGGGGATGCTGGCGGGTGAACAGGCGATGCGTCATCTTTTATCCCGCGATAATCCGGCTGCCGTGCAGGTGACGGTTCCCCACGTTCAACACCCGACCGGAGCGTCATCATGA
- a CDS encoding XapX domain-containing protein translates to MKAWIISLVCGVAAGVLYALLDVHSPAPPVVALLGLFGMLVGEQLIPIGRRLVSREPLTLAWFRHECVPKISGTAPPAPAKESRDA, encoded by the coding sequence ATGAAGGCCTGGATTATTTCGCTGGTGTGCGGGGTCGCGGCTGGGGTACTTTACGCCCTGCTCGACGTACATTCCCCGGCGCCGCCGGTCGTCGCGCTGCTTGGCCTGTTCGGCATGCTGGTGGGTGAACAGCTGATCCCCATCGGACGGCGTCTGGTGAGCCGCGAACCGCTGACCCTGGCCTGGTTTCGTCATGAATGCGTACCGAAGATCAGTGGTACCGCGCCCCCAGCGCCCGCGAAGGAAAGCCGCGACGCGTAA
- a CDS encoding response regulator transcription factor: MTLPWRIAIIDDERSVRSGLSNLLQSEGYATDTFDSAEVFLSHPLALSGASLVIADIKLRGMNGIELFEKLRLLAMPPPPILFISGHADENMQRYALSLGAAAFLRKPINIDILLDHIQRELTRRQ, encoded by the coding sequence ATGACGCTGCCGTGGCGCATTGCCATCATTGATGACGAACGCTCTGTTCGCAGCGGGCTCAGTAACCTGCTGCAATCGGAAGGGTATGCTACCGATACCTTCGATTCGGCAGAGGTGTTCTTGAGCCACCCTCTCGCCCTGTCCGGCGCGTCGCTGGTGATCGCCGACATCAAGCTGCGCGGCATGAACGGCATCGAGCTGTTTGAGAAGCTGCGGTTGCTGGCCATGCCGCCACCGCCAATACTCTTTATCTCCGGCCATGCTGATGAAAATATGCAGCGGTATGCACTCAGTCTGGGCGCCGCTGCATTTTTGCGTAAGCCGATTAACATCGATATTCTGCTGGATCATATTCAGCGGGAGCTGACCCGCCGACAATAA